The Vallitalea okinawensis region GTTAGACTAACATGAAAATATTTGAGACAAAAAGGTTATACCTTAGAGAACTAATAATTGATGATAAAAAAGAATTAATGAGAGTTCTGTCTGATCCAGAATCTATGGAATTTTACCCTCACCCATTTTCTGAGGAAATGGTAGAACAGTGGATTAGATGGAATATAGAAAACTATAAAAAATATAGACATGGACTTTGGGCGGTAATATTGAAAGAGGGTGATGTTTTTATAGGAGATTGTGGTATAACCATGCAAAGCATAGATAATGAAATGGTACCAGAAATTGGTTTCCATATCATAAAAAAATATTGTAACAAAGGTTATGCAACAGAGGCTGCTCTTGCTTGTAAAAAATATGCTTTTAATGTTTTAAATTACTCCAGAATATTTTCATATACCACAGTTCGGAACATACCATCACAAAAAGTTGCAGAGAAAATCGGTATGAGGGCATATAAAGAGTTTGAAAAGAACAATGAAAAACAAATTGCTCAAGTTGCTATCAAGGGCTAGCTATAATGAGTACATACTTGTAAAATCATGATAAAAATGAGTGTATTTTAGTTAGGAGATGATACGATGAAGAAAAGAGAAATTTTTATGTTATCAACATTAACATTTTTCATGGGTATAGTTTTCGGATTTTTGATTTCGCCAGCGAAAAATGGCATTGGTAATAATGCTGGCAATAACATAACATATCATGGCAAACAGGACTCAACAATTGAAGAAGCCGAATAGCACAATCAACAATACTATAACTTCATTAGTTTTTATTTTTAGTCAAAGATACATCACACATATACTATTATGTATGATGTATCTAAGTTTTTTTAATTGAATAAATATATTGGTTATTTAAGTTTTTAATATCAATTTCTTCATAAGACTCTATATACTTAAAGGAGTTGATTCTTTTTAATAGATTATCAAGTTTTATGAAACACATATTACTGACTTGGTTAAAAGCTTTAGGTT contains the following coding sequences:
- a CDS encoding GNAT family N-acetyltransferase — encoded protein: MKIFETKRLYLRELIIDDKKELMRVLSDPESMEFYPHPFSEEMVEQWIRWNIENYKKYRHGLWAVILKEGDVFIGDCGITMQSIDNEMVPEIGFHIIKKYCNKGYATEAALACKKYAFNVLNYSRIFSYTTVRNIPSQKVAEKIGMRAYKEFEKNNEKQIAQVAIKG